In Zingiber officinale cultivar Zhangliang chromosome 1A, Zo_v1.1, whole genome shotgun sequence, a genomic segment contains:
- the LOC121999211 gene encoding L-ascorbate oxidase homolog — MSSPAATALLVACICLLGLFSPAVRAEDPYLFFTWKVSYGTMSPLGVPQQVILINDQFPGPNINSTTNNNIVINVFNNLDEPLLFTWNGIQHRKNSWQDGMPGTNCPILPGTNYTYHYQMKDQIGSFFYFPSTGMQRAVGGFGGIRVNSRLLIPVPFDDPADDYTVLIGDWYTKSHKALANTLDAGQNIGNPNGVLINGKTGKDSSGKDDPPLFIMEAGKTYRYRMCNVGLKLALNFRIQGHVMKLVEMDGSHTVQNVYESLDIHVGQCLSVLVTADQPPRDYYMATSARFTKYSRNATGIIRYAGSSTPPSQDLPPAPVGWAWSLNQWRSFRWNLTASAARPNPQGSYHYGGINITRTIKLLSNVGLVDGKRRYALNGVSHENPATPLKLAQYFGIADKVFQYNIISDDPAPETTNSIKVAPNVVNCTFRDYIEIILENPERSIQCYHLDGYSFFPLGMGHGKWSPSSRDTYNLLDTVSRHTIQVYPRSWTAIGLTFDNSGMWNIRSEMWERHYLGQQLYFSVLCSARSLRDEYSLPATQMLCGEVVGLPTPPPYT, encoded by the exons ATGTCGTCGCCGGCGGCCACCGCACTCCTAGTCGCTTGTATTTGTCTTCTCGGCCTCTTCTCCCCGGCGGTGCGCGCCGAGGACCCTTATCTATTCTTCACATGGAAGGTCAGTTACGGCACCATGTCTCCCCTCGGCGTCCCACAGCAGGTCATCCTCATCAACGACCAGTTCCCAGGCCCCAACATCAATTCGACCACCAACAACAACATCGTCATCAACGTCTTCAATAACCTCGACGAGCCCCTCCTCTTCACATG GAATGGCATCCAGCACAGGAAGAATTCATGGCAAGATGGCATGCCGGGCACCAACTGTCCCATCCTTCCCGGCACAAACTACACCTATCACTATCAGATGAAGGACCAAATCGGGAGCTTCTTCTACTTTCCGTCCACCGGCATGCAGCGTGCCGTCGGCGGCTTCGGCGGCATCCGCGTCAACAGCCGCCTTCTCATCCCCGTACCCTTCGATGACCCCGCCGACGACTACACCGTCCTCATCGGCGACTGGTACACCAAGAGCCACAAGGCGCTGGCCAACACCCTCGACGCCGGCCAGAACATCGGCAACCCCAACGGCGTCCTCATCAACGGTAAGACCGGAAAGGACTCCTCCGGCAAGGATGACCCACCGCTGTTCATCATGGAGGCCGGCAAGACGTACCGGTACCGCATGTGCAACGTCGGTCTCAAGCTGGCGCTCAACTTCCGGATCCAGGGCCATGTCATGAAGCTGGTGGAGATGGACGGGTCGCACACGGTGCAGAACGTGTACGAGTCCCTCGACATTCACGTCGGCCAGTGCCTCTCTGTTCTCGTCACCGCCGATCAGCCCCCTCGCGACTACTACATGGCCACCTCCGCCCGCTTCACCAAGTACTCCAGAAACGCCACCGGAATCATCCGTTACGCCGGCTCCTCCACCCCACCGTCACAGGATCTGCCGCCGGCACCCGTCGGATGGGCCTGGTCTCTCAATCAGTGGCGCTCCTTCCGGTGGAACCTCACCGCCAGCGCCGCCCGCCCCAACCCCCAGGGCTCCTACCACTACGGCGGCATCAACATCACGCGCACCATCAAGCTCCTCAGCAACGTCGGGCTCGTCGACGGCAAGCGCCGCTACGCCCTCAACGGCGTGTCGCACGAGAACCCCGCCACTCCCCTCAAGCTCGCCCAGTACTTCGGCATCGCCGATAAGGTGTTCCAGTACAACATCATCTCCGACGATCCGGCGCCGGAGACGACCAACTCCATCAAGGTCGCGCCCAACGTCGTCAATTGCACTTTCAGAGACTACATCGAGATCATCCTCGAGAATCCGGAGAGGAGCATTCAGTGCTACCATTTGGACGGCTACTCCTTCTTCCCCCTCGG GATGGGACACGGGAAGTGGTCGCCGTCGAGCCGGGATACATACAACCTTCTTGACACGGTGAGCCGGCACACCATTCAGGTGTACCCGAGGTCATGGACGGCGATCGGCCTCACGTTCGACAACTCCGGGATGTGGAACATTCGGTCAGAAATGTGGGAGAGGCACTACCTCGGCCAGCAGCTCTACTTCAGCGTGCTGTGTTCGGCGAGGTCGCTGAGGGATGAGTACAGCCTGCCGGCAACCCAGATGCTCTGCGGTGAAGTGGTCGGCTTGCCCACGCCGCCACCTTATACCTAA
- the LOC122016284 gene encoding thioredoxin-like 1-2, chloroplastic, with amino-acid sequence MAAAAASSVQRDLLSHCGIRSSRLPPAGLRRRSSSLRLDGVFHRGSLVAGSPRGMPLKGHLGSGGSAKMTLSFKKAMKWWEKGLQPNMKEIESAEDLSCSLLNAGDQLVVVDFFSPGCGGCRALHPKICQIAELNPDVLFFQINYEQHKSMCYSLHVHVLPFFRFYRGAQGRLCSFSCTNATIKKFKDALSKHTTDRCSLGPARGLEEEELLALAANRDLTFDYPKKPVLLPKEIAEIAPTTLPVPLLTRETENKTLAMAAR; translated from the exons ATGGCGGCGGCGGCAGCTTCGTCGGTTCAAAGGGACCTCCTTTCGCATTGCGGCATCCGTTCTTCTCGACTTCCGCCTGCGGGCCTGCGCCGCCGATCTTCTTCTCTTAGATTGGACGGCGTGTTCCATAGAGGGAGTCTGGTCGCCGGGTCGCCAAGAGGGATGCCCTTGAAGGGGCACCTCGGTTCTGGCGGCTCTGCAAAG ATGACTCTTTCTTTCAAGAAGGCCATGAAATGGTGGGAGAAGGGGCTCCAACCCAACATGAAGGAGATCGAGTCGGCCGAGGATCTCTCCTGTTCTTTACTGAACGCCGGCGATCAGCTTGTTGTCGTGGATTTCTTTTCTCCTGGTTGTGGAGGCTGTAGAGCCCTCCATCCAAAG ATTTGTCAGATCGCCGAGTTGAATCCTGATGTCTTATTCTTCCAAATAAACTACGAGCAACACAAGTCCATGTGCTACAGTTTGCACGTCCATGTACTCCCCTTCTTTAGATTCTACAGAGGAGCGCAAGGCCGCCTCTGTAGCTTCAGCTGCACCAATGCAACT ATCAAGAAGTTCAAAGATGCTTTGTCCAAGCACACCACAGACAGGTGTAGCCTTGGGCCAGCCAGGGGGCTGGAGGAGGAAGAACTCTTGGCTTTGGCGGCAAACAGAGATCTCACCTTTGACTACCCTAAGAAACCTGTTCTGCTCCCTAAAGAAATTGCAGAGATAGCTCCGACAACTCTCCCTGTGCCTCTACTCACTCGGGAAACTGAGAACAAGACTCTGGCTATGGCTGCGAGATGA
- the LOC122016257 gene encoding cytochrome P450 714B3-like has product MEISDPVLQFLLALCMAGACSLAFYFYYRSWFRPQTVRRRLRQQGVAGPPPSFPFGNSLEMKRLVAEMKRRRGRGGEETTEIEHDYTPLVFPYFEHWRKIYGPVFLYSMGNVVALHVSHPDVVKEISLCSSSDLGKASYLKKTHEPLFGQGILKSNGESWSHQRKIIAPEFFSDKVKGMVDLMVDSATPLLTSWRETVELAGGTAEIKIDEHLRRYSADAISRTCFGSNYAKGKEIFEKLRALQNAVARPNFFAEITGLRCIPTKRAREVQRLNREVNALILRAAKEEDKEESGGEQPTQRNLLQAILRSASGSLECSDRFVVDNCKNIYFAGHETTAVAASWCLMLLALHPEWQARARAEAVEVCGGRSPDSNALQKMKILTMVIQESLRLYPPGAFVAREALRDVDLAGLRIPAGVNIYVPVTVLHHDASIWGPDPHRFDPDRFARGSSSSITAAAGCRPPHTYLPFGAGPRTCLGQNFAMAELKVVLSLLLLRFDFDLSPAYCHSPCMRLIVEPEHGVKLLVKQVQADSITS; this is encoded by the exons ATGGAGATCAGCGATCCAGTACTGCAGTTCTTGCTCGCCCTGTGCATGGCCGGAGCTTGCAGCTTAGCCTTCTACTTCTACTACAGGTCCTGGTTCCGACCGCAGACCGTCCGCCGGAGGCTGAGGCAGCAGGGCGTGGCTGGGCCGCCTCCTTCGTTCCCCTTCGGGAACTCGCTCGAGATGAAGAGGCTCGTCGCGGAGATGAAACGGAGGAGAGGCCGAGGAGGGGAAGAAACTACTGAAATCGAGCATGACTATACTCCTCTGGTGTTTCCTTACTTCGAACACTGGAGGAAAATTTACG GCCCGGTGTTTTTATATTCGATGGGCAATGTGGTCGCGTTACATGTGAGTCACCCTGACGTGGTGAAGGAGATCAGCCTCTGTTCTTCCTCAGATTTGGGAAAGGCCAGTTACTTGAAGAAGACCCACGAGCCTCTGTTCGGCCAAGGCATTCTCAAATCCAATGGCGAGTCTTGGTCTCACCAAAGAAAGATCATTGCTCCGGAGTTCTTCTCTGACAAAgtcaag GGGATGGTGGATTTGATGGTGGACTCTGCAACTCCATTGCTGACGTCATGGAGAGAGACAGTCGAGCTCGCAGGAGGAACCGCAGAAATAAAGATCGACGAGCATTTGAGACGCTACTCTGCAGATGCGATCTCAAGGACATGTTTTGGGAGCAATTACGCGAAAGGGAAGGAGATCTTTGAGAAACTAAGAGCCCTGCAAAACGCCGTCGCGAGACCGAATTTCTTTGCCGAAATCACTGGCTTAAG ATGCATTCCGACGAAGCGAGCGCGTGAGGTGCAGAGGCTGAACAGGGAGGTGAACGCTCTGATCTTGAGAGCGGCGAAGGAGGAGGACAAGGAGGAGAGCGGCGGAGAACAGCCGACTCAGAGGAACCTTCTTCAGGCCATCCTGCGCAGTGCGAGCGGGAGCCTGGAGTGCTCCGATAGGTTCGTGGTGGACAACTGCAAGAACATATACTTCGCCGGGCACGAGACGACCGCGGTGGCGGCCAGTTGGTGTCTGATGCTTCTGGCGCTGCACCCGGAGTGGCAGGCTCGGGCTCGCGCCGAGGCAGTGGAGGTCTGCGGCGGCCGATCGCCGGACTCGAATGCGCTTCAGAAGATGAAGATC TTGACGATGGTGATCCAGGAGTCGCTGAGACTGTACCCTCCCGGCGCGTTCGTGGCCCGGGAGGCGCTCAGGGACGTGGACCTCGCCGGCCTCCGCATTCCGGCCGGCGTCAACATCTACGTGCCCGTCACCGTTCTCCACCATGACGCCTCCATCTGGGGCCCCGACCCCCACCGTTTCGACCCCGACCGCTTCGCCCGCGGCTCCTCCTCCTCCATCACTGCCGCCGCCGGCTGCCGCCCCCCGCACACCTACCTTCCCTTCGGCGCTGGGCCGCGCACCTGCCTCGGTCAAAACTTCGCCATGGCCGAGCTCAAGGTCGTCCTCTCGCTTCTCCTGCTCCGGTTCGACTTCGATCTCTCGCCGGCGTACTGCCATTCGCCTTGCATGAGGCTGATCGTGGAGCCGGAGCACGGAGTGAAGCTGCTGGTCAAGCAAGTGCAAGCCGACTCGATTACCAGCTAA
- the LOC122016273 gene encoding NAC domain-containing protein 67-like has translation MGVAERRRDAEAELNLPPGFRFHPTDEELVEHYLCRKAACQRLPVPIIAEVDLYKYDPWDLPEKALFGQREWYFFTPRDRKYPNGLRPNRAAGSGYWKATGADKPVVVPDTGRPAAIKKALVFYHGKPPRGVKTDWIMHEYRLANPNRSATNKKGTLRLDDWVLCRLYNKKNSWEKKKTPVKTEAAESPETIADSLRTPESDIDHEGYPADFDELIQRGGFYPNQTMNDEKHKEESDWFTDFNLDDLQSPFAEIESIDVWSQDDYFPSVFSPYFKSSMPSF, from the exons ATGGGAGTTGCTGAGAGGAGGAGAGACGCGGAGGCGGAGCTCAACCTTCCGCCGGGGTTCCGCTTCCACCCCACCGACGAAGAGCTCGTCGAGCACTACCTCTGCCGGAAGGCGGCGTGCCAGCGCCTGCCGGTTCCGATCATCGCCGAGGTCGACCTCTACAAGTACGACCCGTGGGACCTTCCAG AGAAGGCGTTGTTCGGGCAGCGGGAGTGGTACTTCTTCACGCCGAGGGACCGAAAGTACCCTAACGGGTTGCGGCCGAATCGGGCGGCCGGGAGCGGGTACTGGAAAGCGACTGGCGCCGATAAGCCGGTGGTCGTGCCGgacaccggccggccggccgCGATCAAGAAGGCGCTGGTGTTCTACCACGGCAAGCCGCCGAGAGGCGTCAAGACAGATTGGATCATGCACGAGTACCGGCTCGCGAACCCAAATCGCTCTGCGACGAACAAGAAAGGCACCCTGAGA TTGGACGACTGGGTGCTGTGCCGGTTATACAACAAGAAGAACAgctgggagaagaagaagacgccAGTGAAAACAGAGGCGGCGGAGTCGCCGGAGACCATCGCCGACAGCTTACGTACGCCGGAATCCGACATTGACCACGAAGGATATCCTGCCGATTTCGACGAGCTAATCCAAAGAGGTGGATTCTATCCCAATCAGACAATGAACGACGAGAAGCACAAGGAAGAGAGCGACTGGTTCACAGACTTCAACCTCGACGATTTGCAGAGTCCGTTCGCCGAAATCGAATCAATCGATGTGTGGAGCCAAGATGACTACTTCCCGTCGGTGTTTTCTCCATATTTTAAATCGAGTATGCCTTCATTTTGA